CCGCTGAGTTTGGCGGGCTTCAGCAGTTTTGCGGAAGACAATAAAATAAACGACCAGTTGTAAAGCAGCATAAGACCTGCCGCCGTGGTAATGTACTCATACACCTTTCCCGGCATCAGCAGAGCCGCTACGATGGTCGCCGTAAGACCTGCCGCAATCAGGCTCAGCGCAGGCACCGGATATTTGTCCTTCAGCTTCCGCGAGAACAATCCGGGTGCGTCACCCTCCTGCGCAAGCGTAATCATCATAGAAGTAACGGCATACAGCGAAGCAGTCATCGTGGAGAAGCCGGCAACGATCAGCACCCCGTTAAAAACATGGGGAACAAAAGCCAAATGGTCGCTGCTTAAAGCCAGCACGAACGGGCTCTCCTTCGGATTGAATTTGAATTGGGGCACCATAGTTACGGCTAAGGCGATCGACAGTGCATACACGCCCGCCAAAAGCAGCAGCATGATTTTCCCCGCTTTGGGGGCCTCCTCCGGCTTCTGGAGCCGGTATGACATAATGCCGAGCACCTCAATGCCGCCATAAGCGTAAAAGGCAAAAATAAACGATGACCACAGTCCCATTCCGCCGTTCGGGAAAAATTCTTTCATCGTCAGTGGCATATTCGGCTTAAACCGCCCTCCGTCGATCCAGCCCGCAAGAAGTCCCGCCGCAATAATCAGAAACATGACAATCGCGGCGATTTTGACAACGGCAAGCACATTCTCTACCCTGTCAAAGCCCTTGTTGCCGAAAAAGACGATAATCAGACCGAGCAAACCGAAACCGGCGGCGAAAATCCACATCGGAACAGCCGGAAACCAAAATCTGGAGAATATGGACAACGCCGTAAGCTGACTCCCCATAATAAGCAGCTCGGAGCACCAATAAACATATCCGCTTCCGAATCCCGCCCATCCCCCGAATGCCTTCTGCGCGTATGAACGGAAGGAGCCTTGTTCGGGATGATCAGCCGTCATGCGGGACAGCGCGTCGAATACGACGTAGGTTCCGGCCGCAGCCAGAAGATAAGCGATCAGGACGGACGGACCGCCAATCATAATCGCAAGGCCCGAACCCAGAAAATAGCCCGTTCCGATCGTTCCCGCCACTCCGAGCAAAGACAACTGCCACCACTTGAGCTTCCCGCTGCCTTTCGAAGACGATTGTTTGCCCATTATTCGATCCTCGCTTGAAGTAAATTGCGTGCTTAATTATCATGCCTTTTTTAAGCTTTTTTCATGTGCAGGCTATTAATATTCACCTCTATTTATTCGATAAATTAGTATGATGTACTTACACCAATAGTTCTAATAGCCTATTTACGAGGTGCCACTATGAAATATACAGGAAGGGTTCTAATAATAAGCATCATCCTTATGCTGCACAGTTCCTATCTCCTTTACTATGTTCTTCTGGGCAGAGAAATTACAATGCTCGACTGGCTAGGATATCCCATATTTGCGGCGATATGCTATTGGGCGGGACTTCAATTTGACCGGGCCGTCTTTTATTCCGAGAGAGATCCTTTGACCGGGCTGTATAACCGAAGAAAAGCGGATGTCCGAATCGCAAGGATGATGGCTGCGGCGGACCGGACCGGTCAAAAAGTATTCGTACTATCCATCGATTGTGACAATTTTAAATGGATCAACGATACACTGAATCATCAAACCGGCGATGCCGTGCTTATTGAAATTGGCAAGCTTTTGCAGCTGGAAAGCAGCAGGCAGACGGTTGCCGTCCGCTGGGGAGGAGATGAGTTCTTGCTCTGCGGGCTCTGCTCCGGCTATGAAGAGGTGGAAGCGCTCAAACACCGGCTCAATACGGCAATTGCCGGGTTGTCGGCCAGCATGAATCTGCCCGTCAATATCTCCATCGGCTCAGCCCTTTATCCCGACGACAACTCCACCCTTTCCGTACTGATTACTCTTGCCGACTCCAATATGTACAACGAGAAAAAGGCATAGGCATTCCGCTCAATATCCGCAAAAAAAGAGACGATAACGATAAATCGTTAACTCGTCTCTTTGCTTAATACCAAAGCTTATGTCCGCCGGTCCAACTCTCCCGCCGTTCTCAGAAAAACTTTCCGATCATTTTCCGGATCGTCTCGGTTCTTACAGGCTTGCTGATATATTCATCCATCCCCGCCGCCAGACATCTCTCGCGGTCATCCTTCAAGGCGTTGGCCGTTATCGCAATAATAACCGGAATTTTCTCCGGGGGGAGCGTGTCCTTGACCACCTTTACTGCTTCCAGCCCATTCATGCGCGGCATCTGGACATCCATAAAAGCAAGATCATACATGTTGTCGTTCAGCGCATGAACCGCCTGAAGCCCATCGGAAACTATGGATACGTTATGTCCACGTTTCTCCAGCATCTTCCTCAGGACAATCTGGTTGACTTCATTATCTTCAGCCACAAGAATCCGCAGAGGGCGGGAATCCGTTCTTCCTTCGCGAACTGCATCCGGTTCCACCCGGTTCCCGCTGTATTCAGCCTGCCGGAAGACGACCGTAAACACAAATGTCGCTCCCTGCTCCGAATCCTGCAGCCTGATACTGCCGCCCATCAAGCCGACCAGCCTTTTCGCGATTGCAAGTCCCAGCCCCGTCCCTTCATGCTGGCGCTGCATAAAGCGATCCGGCTGGTAGAACGGCTCGAACAGCCTTTCCCGCTGGTTCTCGGGTATACCGACACCGGTATCGGACACCTTGACTTCCAGCGTTACCTCATTCCGGTCGATTTTCGTTGTCCGGACACTGACGTTCACTCCGCCGGTATTGGTGAATTTGACGGCGTTGCCCACAAGGTTCATCAGAATCTGCTTGAAGCGTTCGCTGTCCCCTCTTACAAATTCAGGAATCTCTGGATCGACTGAAACACGAAGCGTCAGTCCCTTAATCTCCGCTTTTGGAGCGAGCACCATGACCGCCGATTCAATGCACGGCCTTAGTTCAAAACGTTCTTCATGCAAATCGGTGCGCCCCGCTTCGATTTTGGCGAGATCGAGAATATCGTTGATAATCGAGAGCAGCGTATCGCCGCTTTTTCGTATAATCTCCAGATACTCCCGCATGGAAGAATCCGGCGGGCTCATATCCAGCAGCAAGTCCGTCATGCCGATCACCCCGTTCATCGGAGTGCGGATTTCATGGCTCATGACCGCAAGAAACTCGCTTTTGGCCTGATTCATGCTCTCGGCAAGTTCTTTTTCAATCAGCAGCATTTTCTGCTCGGTTATATCTTTGGCGATAATATAAAAACCCGCTTTGGTGTTGTTGATAATAATGGGCGCAACCGTCGCAATGACTTCCACAAAATGGCCGTCCTTATGGCGAATACGGTCGATATCAGGCTCTTTGAACGTATGCTCCGTGGAAAACGCGAGAATATCGTCCAAATGCTCTTCCCCGACAAGGATGGACACATTCAT
This region of Paenibacillus sp. URB8-2 genomic DNA includes:
- a CDS encoding amino acid permease — encoded protein: MGKQSSSKGSGKLKWWQLSLLGVAGTIGTGYFLGSGLAIMIGGPSVLIAYLLAAAGTYVVFDALSRMTADHPEQGSFRSYAQKAFGGWAGFGSGYVYWCSELLIMGSQLTALSIFSRFWFPAVPMWIFAAGFGLLGLIIVFFGNKGFDRVENVLAVVKIAAIVMFLIIAAGLLAGWIDGGRFKPNMPLTMKEFFPNGGMGLWSSFIFAFYAYGGIEVLGIMSYRLQKPEEAPKAGKIMLLLLAGVYALSIALAVTMVPQFKFNPKESPFVLALSSDHLAFVPHVFNGVLIVAGFSTMTASLYAVTSMMITLAQEGDAPGLFSRKLKDKYPVPALSLIAAGLTATIVAALLMPGKVYEYITTAAGLMLLYNWSFILLSSAKLLKPAKLSGLKRWCGLMLIAAAVIGTVFHHESRPGFFISLLLVALIAGCDAIVQRVRKGRSGKEREQDKPENPAAAPLHGRLSGGPGFRIKGIWLRKSRR
- a CDS encoding GGDEF domain-containing protein, which translates into the protein MKYTGRVLIISIILMLHSSYLLYYVLLGREITMLDWLGYPIFAAICYWAGLQFDRAVFYSERDPLTGLYNRRKADVRIARMMAAADRTGQKVFVLSIDCDNFKWINDTLNHQTGDAVLIEIGKLLQLESSRQTVAVRWGGDEFLLCGLCSGYEEVEALKHRLNTAIAGLSASMNLPVNISIGSALYPDDNSTLSVLITLADSNMYNEKKA
- a CDS encoding PAS domain S-box protein; this translates as MLRKCADGYSRFEQAFMTAAVGEGFLTVDAKWTDINPAVTGILGYSEQELLERDFTDVIHPDDLSVAEQMIRLLREGNTTCQEKEIRMVSREGMPVRVRLRLTLINESAAQASQYYIVNLLPVSGPDTQCGIVQPGDELYRSFAANMRDIIYYTSLNGMCLYCSPSIYEILGYQPEELLGKRNFGLLHPNDLSLVSGTEMLKRQSVQLRARHKEGHYIWLDFTLRIMEDEHGRSMLAIGRDMTERKVVERQLQEMLERYTSLKKYNHDAIISVDLLGNMINGNERVCQLTGYNISELTGMNVSILVGEEHLDDILAFSTEHTFKEPDIDRIRHKDGHFVEVIATVAPIIINNTKAGFYIIAKDITEQKMLLIEKELAESMNQAKSEFLAVMSHEIRTPMNGVIGMTDLLLDMSPPDSSMREYLEIIRKSGDTLLSIINDILDLAKIEAGRTDLHEERFELRPCIESAVMVLAPKAEIKGLTLRVSVDPEIPEFVRGDSERFKQILMNLVGNAVKFTNTGGVNVSVRTTKIDRNEVTLEVKVSDTGVGIPENQRERLFEPFYQPDRFMQRQHEGTGLGLAIAKRLVGLMGGSIRLQDSEQGATFVFTVVFRQAEYSGNRVEPDAVREGRTDSRPLRILVAEDNEVNQIVLRKMLEKRGHNVSIVSDGLQAVHALNDNMYDLAFMDVQMPRMNGLEAVKVVKDTLPPEKIPVIIAITANALKDDRERCLAAGMDEYISKPVRTETIRKMIGKFF